A window of Pseudomonas guangdongensis contains these coding sequences:
- a CDS encoding putative bifunctional diguanylate cyclase/phosphodiesterase: MSSKSPDSHAIALLERRLARERAARKAAETLLSSKSSEVYEALLRSSDTQRLLEMALWASGESIWEWSAEDDTYITRSFANPDLPPRVASGSLQQLAQHLHPDDRDRFWLSWRMHAAGASEPLDLAIRVSNSRRHWRWIRVRGKAVELSADGTAQRIVGTVKDITAHREAEYSFRLMASAFASSRDAMLVLRDNWQIIEANDAFQQLTGEQGLPGRALSDYLRLPDNLQQRFDDGGHAQCETRLRARSGVEVPVELTLSRFAAEDSTLSYLIATLRDITDRKRTETALERVARFDALTELPNRSSLQQQLSLQLRKVDANRQLAVLFIDLDGFKQVNDSLGHQAGDELLRIVAARLGPLLADNGLLARWGGDEFVALQRVGADREQTLQLAERLLHQLSQDMQIRGHRISISGSIGIAFAPEDGSDAETILRHADAAMYAAKHAGKNRCKVYHPGLTADALERVTLLAQLRTAIDNEELDFVLQPKFNARGEVVGAELLARWETALNGVISPGVFVPLAEQNGMAVGLGRLAIRRAADYAACLAAAGRPLPVAVNISAWQVMDDRLGEVLHSACMNAGITPAQLELEVTESIFLQESDAPVQHLTALREQGFPIVMDDFGTGYSSLGYLRRLPFDTIKIDRSFLIDVDLDVKSQRLLTGIVDLCRSLGIGTVAEGVETREQLDLLRRLGVAQYQGYYLARPMSLAAMLKFLPRHAELQETLG; this comes from the coding sequence ATGAGCTCCAAGTCCCCCGACTCCCACGCCATCGCCCTGCTCGAACGCCGCCTGGCGCGCGAACGCGCCGCCCGCAAGGCCGCCGAGACCCTGCTCAGTAGCAAGAGCAGCGAAGTCTACGAAGCGCTGCTGCGCTCCTCCGACACCCAGCGCCTGCTGGAAATGGCCCTGTGGGCCAGCGGCGAATCGATCTGGGAATGGTCGGCCGAAGACGACACCTACATCACCCGCAGCTTCGCCAACCCGGACCTGCCGCCACGGGTCGCCAGCGGCTCCCTACAGCAACTGGCGCAGCACCTGCACCCCGACGACCGCGACCGCTTCTGGCTGAGCTGGCGCATGCACGCCGCCGGCGCCAGCGAACCCCTCGACCTGGCCATCCGGGTCAGCAACAGCCGCCGCCACTGGCGCTGGATCCGCGTGCGCGGCAAGGCCGTCGAACTCAGCGCCGACGGCACCGCGCAGCGCATCGTCGGCACGGTCAAGGACATCACCGCGCACCGCGAGGCCGAATACTCCTTCCGCCTGATGGCCTCGGCCTTCGCCAGCTCGCGCGACGCCATGCTGGTGCTGCGCGACAACTGGCAGATCATCGAGGCCAACGACGCCTTCCAGCAGCTCACCGGCGAACAGGGCCTGCCCGGCCGCGCGCTGTCCGACTACCTGCGGCTGCCCGACAACCTGCAGCAGCGCTTCGACGACGGCGGCCATGCCCAGTGCGAAACCCGCCTGCGCGCGCGCAGCGGCGTCGAGGTGCCGGTCGAGCTGACCCTCAGCCGCTTCGCCGCCGAGGACAGCACGCTGTCCTACCTGATCGCCACCCTGCGCGACATCACCGACCGCAAGCGCACCGAAACCGCCCTGGAACGGGTCGCGCGCTTCGACGCGCTGACCGAGCTGCCCAACCGCAGCAGCCTGCAGCAGCAGCTCAGCCTGCAGCTGCGCAAGGTCGACGCCAACCGGCAACTGGCGGTGCTGTTCATCGACCTGGACGGCTTCAAGCAGGTCAACGACTCCCTCGGCCACCAGGCCGGCGACGAGCTGCTGCGCATCGTCGCCGCGCGCCTCGGCCCGCTGCTGGCCGACAACGGCCTGCTGGCGCGTTGGGGCGGCGACGAGTTCGTCGCCCTGCAGCGGGTCGGCGCCGACCGCGAGCAGACCCTGCAACTGGCCGAGCGCCTGCTCCACCAGCTCAGCCAGGACATGCAGATCCGCGGCCACCGCATCAGTATCTCCGGCAGCATCGGCATCGCCTTCGCCCCCGAGGACGGCAGCGACGCGGAAACCATCCTGCGCCACGCCGACGCCGCCATGTACGCCGCCAAGCACGCCGGCAAGAACCGCTGCAAGGTCTACCACCCGGGGCTGACCGCCGACGCCCTGGAGCGCGTCACCCTGCTCGCCCAGCTGCGCACGGCGATCGACAACGAGGAGCTGGATTTCGTACTGCAGCCCAAGTTCAACGCCCGCGGCGAGGTGGTCGGTGCCGAGCTGCTGGCGCGCTGGGAAACCGCCCTCAACGGGGTGATCTCCCCCGGCGTGTTCGTCCCGCTGGCCGAGCAGAACGGCATGGCCGTGGGCCTCGGCCGCCTGGCGATCCGCCGCGCCGCCGACTACGCCGCCTGCCTGGCCGCCGCCGGACGGCCACTGCCGGTGGCGGTGAATATCTCCGCCTGGCAGGTGATGGACGACCGTCTCGGCGAGGTGCTGCACAGCGCCTGCATGAACGCCGGGATCACCCCGGCACAGCTGGAGCTGGAGGTCACCGAGTCGATCTTCCTGCAGGAATCCGACGCCCCGGTGCAGCACCTGACCGCCCTGCGCGAACAGGGCTTCCCGATCGTCATGGACGACTTCGGCACCGGCTACTCCTCCCTCGGCTACCTACGCCGACTGCCCTTCGACACCATCAAGATCGACCGCAGCTTCCTGATCGACGTCGACCTGGACGTCAAGTCGCAGCGCCTGCTCACCGGCATCGTCGACCTGTGCCGCTCGCTGGGCATCGGCACCGTCGCCGAGGGCGTGGAAACCCGCGAGCAGCTCGACCTGCTGCGCCGCCTGGGGGTGGCGC